A stretch of the Erpetoichthys calabaricus chromosome 3, fErpCal1.3, whole genome shotgun sequence genome encodes the following:
- the LOC127527011 gene encoding T cell receptor beta chain MC.7.G5-like — protein MCYSGAATLFFGDGTRVTVIEQNVSLPHVKILEPVPYKSNEFVTLVCLATDFYPDHIELTWEINKKKTTDNAKSDYRAVQSKSKTYSISSRLRVSRNVWCNADNVFTCVAKFYNETDKAIYITDHVSGKGKLKKDGKSTKFAYILLLCKSCLYGLIILFLIWKLKHSSRKQS, from the exons ATGTGCTATAGTGGTGCTGCAACACTTTTTTTCGGAGATGGAACCAGAGTAACTGTCATAG AACAAAATGTTTCCCTGCCTCATGTTAAAATACTTGAGCCAGTGCCATACAAATCTAATGAGTTTGTGACTCTGGTGTGCCTGGCCACTGACTTCTACCCTGACCATATTGAACTGACATGGGAAATCAATAAGAAGAAAACAACTGATAACGCAAAGTCTGATTATAGAGCAGTCCAATCAAAGAGTAAAACATACAGCATCAGCAGCAGACTGAGGGTGTCCAGAAATGTTTGGTGCAATGCAGATAATGTGTTCACCTGTGTGGCCAAGTTTTATAATGAGACTGATAAGGCCATATACATAACAGATCATGTCAGTGGAAAAG gcaAACTGAAGAAAGATGGGAAGAGTACAAAGTTTGCATATATTCTACTTTTGTGTAAAAGTTGCTTGTATGGGCTGATAATCCTTTTCCTCAtttggaaattaaag cATTCTTCAAGAAAACAAtcataa